A window from Dehalobacter sp. DCA encodes these proteins:
- the rfbF gene encoding glucose-1-phosphate cytidylyltransferase has product MKVVILAGGFGTRISEESHLKPKPMIEIGDAPILWHIMKSYSYYGYDEFIICCGYKGYKIKEYFADYYLHRSDITFDFKNNNEMIVNSNVAEPWKVTLVDTGLKTETGGRLQRVQKYVGEETFMLTYGDGVSDINISELVDFHKASRKIATMTAIQPGGRFGVLEIDDSQAITNFAEKNKEDGGWINAGYMVMEPQIFDYLEGDSSVLERDPLENLARDNELMAYKYQGFWQCMDTLRDKIHLDMLVEKGTAPWIKW; this is encoded by the coding sequence ATGAAAGTAGTGATTCTGGCAGGAGGATTTGGGACGAGGATTAGTGAAGAAAGTCATTTGAAGCCGAAACCAATGATCGAAATAGGTGATGCACCGATCCTTTGGCATATCATGAAGTCCTATTCCTACTATGGTTATGACGAATTTATTATATGCTGTGGTTACAAGGGATACAAAATTAAGGAGTATTTTGCCGATTATTATCTGCATCGGTCCGATATTACTTTTGATTTTAAAAATAACAATGAGATGATCGTCAACAGCAATGTGGCAGAACCCTGGAAAGTGACACTTGTGGATACAGGCTTAAAAACCGAGACGGGCGGACGGCTTCAACGTGTACAAAAGTATGTCGGAGAGGAAACTTTTATGCTGACTTACGGTGACGGTGTTTCTGATATCAATATCAGCGAGCTTGTGGACTTTCACAAAGCATCCCGTAAAATTGCCACAATGACTGCTATACAGCCCGGCGGACGATTTGGTGTTCTGGAAATTGATGATAGTCAGGCTATTACCAATTTTGCAGAGAAGAACAAGGAAGACGGCGGCTGGATTAATGCAGGATATATGGTGATGGAGCCGCAAATCTTTGACTACCTGGAAGGGGACAGTAGCGTTTTGGAACGGGACCCTCTCGAAAATCTTGCTCGGGACAATGAGCTCATGGCCTATAAATATCAAGGTTTCTGGCAGTGTATGGATACGCTGCGTGATAAGATTCATCTGGACATGCTGGTTGAGAAAGGAACTGCGCCTTGGATTAAGTGGTAA
- a CDS encoding NAD-dependent epimerase/dehydratase family protein: protein MEKKTLLVTGNLGYIGSTLVPILTDAGYDVIGYDIGYYDDCYLVPAPQKLVKQIKKDIREVTEEDLKGVDCILHLAGLSNDPLGDLSPDLTEEINFKATIRLAECAKKAGVGRFIYTSSQSIYGISSSSKEVDEEGEKNPITAYAKTKWQSECELRKMCSDDFVIVYLRPATAYGASPNLRIDIVFNQFVAFAFTNKLIQIMSDGTPWRPMTHIRDITAAFIACVEAPSELIKNEAFNVGTANNNFTVSQLAKAAQGCVPGTELIFTGEHTDPRSYRVSSDKILTVLKDYYKPEWDITKGAEELIRFYELVGFDKETFTGYKCTRLKCLKKRIADGMVDDDLRINKC from the coding sequence ATGGAAAAGAAAACGCTTTTAGTGACTGGAAATCTGGGCTATATCGGTTCTACACTGGTACCTATCCTGACGGATGCCGGCTATGACGTGATCGGTTATGACATAGGTTATTATGATGACTGTTATTTGGTCCCTGCACCCCAGAAGCTTGTGAAGCAAATTAAAAAGGATATACGCGAAGTAACCGAAGAAGATCTGAAAGGTGTCGACTGCATATTGCATCTGGCGGGACTTTCCAACGATCCGTTGGGAGATCTCAGCCCCGATCTCACGGAGGAGATCAATTTCAAAGCGACGATCCGCTTAGCGGAATGTGCCAAGAAGGCAGGAGTAGGACGTTTTATCTATACCTCATCTCAGAGCATTTACGGGATCTCATCTTCTTCAAAAGAGGTGGATGAAGAAGGAGAGAAAAACCCGATCACAGCCTATGCCAAAACAAAATGGCAAAGCGAATGCGAACTGAGAAAAATGTGTTCAGATGATTTTGTGATTGTTTATCTTCGTCCAGCCACTGCCTATGGGGCAAGTCCGAACCTGCGGATTGATATTGTTTTTAACCAGTTTGTAGCTTTTGCGTTTACGAATAAACTTATCCAGATTATGAGCGACGGCACACCCTGGCGCCCGATGACTCATATCCGCGATATCACGGCTGCTTTTATAGCCTGCGTGGAAGCACCCTCGGAACTTATTAAAAATGAGGCTTTCAATGTCGGTACTGCCAACAATAATTTTACCGTAAGCCAGTTGGCTAAAGCGGCTCAGGGATGCGTACCGGGAACGGAGCTGATCTTCACGGGAGAACATACCGACCCCCGCAGCTATCGTGTTTCGTCAGATAAGATCCTTACAGTGCTGAAGGATTATTACAAACCTGAGTGGGATATTACGAAAGGCGCTGAAGAACTGATAAGGTTCTACGAGCTAGTCGGCTTTGATAAAGAGACTTTCACAGGCTATAAGTGTACTCGTCTGAAGTGCCTGAAAAAGCGTATCGCGGACGGGATGGTCGACGATGATCTCCGTATTAATAAATGTTAA
- a CDS encoding tetratricopeptide repeat-containing glycosyltransferase family 2 protein — protein MKLSIGMMVKNEEKNLERCLESLKPLLNAVSSELIIVDTGSMDQTVEIARKYTDKIYFHPWENDYSKMRNITVQYAQGDWFMFVDADEELVDHKPIVQFLTTKASKNINAAAIKINNIYHFNEPSKIGTGVVTRLFRKTAEFGFRGVIHEEPIFNPPLAVIDTVLLHYGYPADDPELKKRKFKLYEPILLQAIEKDPENIGLLFYLSNTIATFKNHKDALEPAIRAYETAKRKNLDPVEYFYVYGTLAILYNDNGEYKKTVEIAQEGLEYREWAIDLWFCLAKAQGMLKKYQEAIASYQKFLYYAENYEQYLGKDPRILANSISKTEEVYYDLGVMYKEMNQKADALEVLEKIESIELVEKAVPHQIALYLSLEKYKGIKGFYNKIKAFAKRDLEKSFCLALESLLLSENDDRRKEAAELFQNEDTEYGLLNRIRLWDQENVNQLLDEISKLPLNELGFYFGDVFYFIMKRKISLHSINLEIQEQELELFFRYLNEKYPDFAVLCDTYLQSQDKDSTLEEQRVHKILRRIMLQTEHLDQEKYDQVLDRYIKDGIGYIRRIYRLEIFEDDKPYLLADKEEIFFYYLDKARFVETTDRAQYVRYLKKALLEYPDMKKGIEVLLNRLTKKMDDQAKPSVSAEMQEYAQIVKANLKQFIQNGMFKEAREIIQGYEEIIPNDPEITELKNSIAAMNI, from the coding sequence TTGAAATTAAGCATCGGTATGATGGTAAAAAATGAAGAGAAAAATCTGGAAAGATGTTTGGAAAGCCTTAAGCCACTTTTAAACGCAGTATCTTCAGAACTTATCATTGTGGATACGGGCTCAATGGATCAGACAGTGGAAATCGCCAGAAAATACACGGATAAAATATATTTCCATCCCTGGGAAAATGACTATTCAAAAATGAGGAATATAACGGTGCAGTATGCCCAGGGAGACTGGTTTATGTTTGTGGATGCCGATGAAGAGCTGGTGGATCATAAGCCGATTGTTCAATTTTTGACAACAAAGGCATCTAAAAATATTAACGCAGCAGCAATCAAAATTAACAATATTTATCATTTTAATGAACCAAGCAAAATTGGCACCGGCGTCGTAACACGGCTATTTCGCAAGACCGCCGAATTTGGCTTTCGTGGCGTTATTCACGAAGAGCCTATCTTCAACCCGCCCCTGGCAGTCATTGATACCGTGCTGCTTCATTATGGCTATCCTGCCGATGATCCGGAACTTAAAAAGCGGAAGTTTAAGCTTTACGAGCCCATCCTACTGCAAGCCATCGAGAAGGACCCGGAGAATATTGGCTTATTATTTTATCTTTCCAATACGATTGCCACATTTAAAAATCATAAGGACGCCCTGGAGCCCGCAATCAGAGCTTACGAGACTGCCAAAAGAAAGAACTTGGATCCAGTAGAGTATTTCTATGTGTATGGCACCCTGGCTATTTTATACAACGATAATGGTGAGTACAAGAAGACTGTAGAAATAGCTCAGGAAGGCCTAGAATACAGGGAATGGGCCATTGACTTATGGTTTTGTCTCGCTAAAGCTCAGGGGATGTTAAAGAAATACCAGGAAGCCATTGCAAGTTACCAGAAGTTTTTATATTACGCTGAGAACTATGAACAGTATCTCGGAAAAGACCCAAGAATTTTGGCGAATTCGATCTCCAAAACAGAAGAAGTATACTATGACTTAGGCGTTATGTACAAGGAAATGAATCAGAAAGCTGATGCGCTGGAAGTACTGGAGAAGATCGAATCCATTGAATTGGTCGAAAAAGCTGTTCCTCATCAAATTGCGCTATATTTGAGCCTCGAAAAATATAAAGGGATTAAAGGTTTTTACAATAAAATAAAAGCATTTGCCAAGAGAGACCTGGAAAAAAGTTTTTGCCTGGCTTTAGAGTCTTTATTACTGAGTGAGAATGACGATAGAAGGAAAGAAGCAGCCGAACTTTTCCAAAACGAGGATACGGAGTATGGTTTATTAAATAGAATCAGGCTCTGGGATCAGGAAAATGTAAATCAGCTACTGGATGAGATCAGCAAACTACCGCTTAATGAGCTTGGGTTTTACTTTGGAGATGTGTTCTATTTCATCATGAAAAGGAAGATCTCTTTACACAGCATAAATCTTGAAATTCAGGAGCAGGAGCTGGAATTGTTCTTCAGATATCTGAATGAAAAATATCCAGATTTTGCTGTGTTGTGTGATACCTATCTGCAGAGTCAGGACAAAGATTCCACCCTTGAAGAACAAAGGGTTCACAAAATATTGCGGAGGATCATGCTTCAAACGGAACATCTTGATCAGGAAAAGTACGATCAGGTGCTGGATAGGTATATCAAAGACGGTATCGGTTATATCAGGAGAATCTACAGACTGGAAATATTTGAAGATGACAAACCCTATCTTCTGGCCGATAAGGAAGAAATATTCTTCTACTACCTTGATAAAGCCCGTTTTGTTGAAACTACCGATCGGGCCCAATATGTAAGGTATTTGAAAAAAGCACTTCTCGAGTATCCTGATATGAAAAAAGGAATAGAAGTGCTTTTGAACAGGCTGACAAAGAAAATGGACGATCAGGCGAAGCCTAGTGTCAGCGCCGAAATGCAGGAATATGCGCAGATTGTGAAAGCCAATCTGAAGCAGTTTATCCAGAACGGGATGTTCAAAGAAGCCAGAGAAATTATTCAGGGCTATGAGGAAATTATTCCGAATGATCCGGAAATTACTGAATTGAAGAACAGTATAGCTGCTATGAATATATAA